The following coding sequences are from one Humulus lupulus chromosome X, drHumLupu1.1, whole genome shotgun sequence window:
- the LOC133805559 gene encoding EG45-like domain containing protein codes for MASSRFYNIILLTISCLCVNLMTLPSFVHSQETGTATFYTPPYQPSSCYGFEEQGVMIAAASDAIYNNGGACGQMYQVSCLSGTNLGTPMPCLGGSVTVKIVDHCPPGSCRGTIDLSQEAFASIADPASGVINISYQQYELTYLITSFQV; via the exons ATGGCCTCCTCCCGGTTTTACAACATTATTTTGTTAACCATTTCTTGTTTATGCGTTAACCTGATGACCCTTCCTTCGTTTGTTCACTCCCAAGAAACAGGCACTGCCACCTTTTACACTCCGCCCTATCAGC CATCTAGTTGCTACGGTTTCGAGGAGCAAGGAGTGATGATAGCAGCAGCAAGTGATGCCATATACAACAATGGAGGAGCATGTGGACAAATGTACCAAGTGAGTTGCTTGAGTGGGACAAACTTAGGCACCCCAATGCCTTGTTTGGGTGGCTCTGTTACTGTCAAAATCGTTGATCACTGCCCACCTGGGTCCTGTAGGGGTACTATTGACTTATCACAAGAGGCCTTTGCTTCCATTGCAGATCCAGCTTCTGGGGTTATCAACATCTCTTACCAACAGTATgaacttacttatcttatcactTCTTTCCA GGTCTAA
- the LOC133805560 gene encoding uncharacterized protein LOC133805560 gives MTHNRENNPPPETYPHHLHHHRTTTETPKPKPPHRRRDPKPKPSHRRRAHKPTPTPPSPPAFEEKNRHPWTMLRKKKRPWGAKGEEEEEEAVGRKKRLWSVVVAMEGATTTWGGKEEDSEGEGEIEIE, from the coding sequence ATGACCCACAACAGAGAGAATAACCCACCACCCGAGACCTACCCTCACCACCTACACCACCATCGCACAACCACCGAAACCCCAAAACCCAAACCACCCCATAGGAGAAGAGACCCAAAACCCAAACCATCGCATAGGAGAAGGGCCCATAAACCAACACCTACACCACCATCGCCGCCAGCTTTTGAAGAGAAAAACCGGCACCCATGGACGATgctgaggaagaagaagaggccGTGGGGTGCCAagggagaagaagaggaagaagaggccGTAGGGAGGAAGAAGAGGTTGTGGTCGGTGGTGGTTGCGATGGAGGGGGCTACGACGACGTGGGGAGGCAAGGAAGAAGACAGTGAAGGAGAGGGTGAGATAGAGATTGAGTAG
- the LOC133803641 gene encoding uncharacterized protein At2g29880-like: MDAKNVDIDDHASCPEAIESHYIGLLYEEAKKGLQTTTLDKKGWLKIENDIFNSFGKRYKTPQLKSKFNRLRKAHQEFSHLLEQTGMGWDTQTKTVTASDEVWDTYLKKYPNAKRFRKKGLQHYEMLGEIFNNTTATGGMSYASTQLPPSSVEERQQERHFVGTGAHVDIDLEFDGDNYGEEEEVTGVRRRATSAPPDAPKPKEKKNKGANSAFDQVMGELAKSNSAKTEASLTRSETMRKYYESREKRISEETSNVTNSYNVEDCQSILDGIPDLDNKIYLKALHEFVATPEWRGIFMRMNEERRRAYLDSLLE; this comes from the exons ATGGATGCGAAGAATGTAGACATTGACGATCATGCTTCTTGCCCTGAGGCTATTGAATCACATTATATTGGTCTTTTGTATGAAGAGGCTAAAAAAGGATTACAAACAACAACCTTGGACAAAAAAGGATGGCTAAAAAtagaaaatgacatatttaattcttttggaaaAAGATATAAAACGCCTCAATTGAAATCCAAATTCAATCGGTTGAGAAAGGCACATCAAGAATTTTCTCATCTTTTGGAACAAACTGGTATGGGATGGGATACTCAAACAAAAACTGTTACAGCAAGTGATGAAGTATGGGACACTTATCTAAAG AAATATCCAAATGCCAAGAGATTTCGAAAAAAAGGATTGCAACATTATGAGATGCTTGGAGAAATATTCAATAATACAACAGCCACTGGTGGTATGAGTTATGCCTCCACTCAACTTCCGCCTTCTTCAGTTGAGGAACGCCAACAAGAGCGTCATTTTGTTGGCACTGGAGCACATGTTGATATTGATCTTGAATTTGATGGTGATAATTAtggagaggaagaagaagttacTGGTGTACGTCGTCGAGCTACTTCTGCTCCACCAGATGCACCAAaaccaaaagagaaaaagaacaaAGGGGCTAATTCTGCCTTCGACCAAGTGATGGGAGAACTTGCAAAAAGTAATTCTGCTAAGACTGAGGCATCATTAACACGGAGTGAGACTATGCGTAAGTATTATGAATCGAGAGAAAAAAGAATTAGTGAGGAAACCAGCAATGTCACTAATTCTTACAATGTGGAAGATTGTCAAAGCATTCTTGATGGTATTCCAGATCTGGATAACAAAATATACCTCAAAGCGTTGCATGAGTTTGTAGCAACCCCAGAATGGCGCGGAATATTCATGAGAATGAATGAGGAGCGTCGACGTGCTTATCTTGATTCATTGTTGGAGTga
- the LOC133805561 gene encoding protein ALP1-like, which translates to MDDSDEEFEILFGDTSSSSSEELIGQVLMANRIHEMQKSQQIRRPLCTSNMSGRQYLLELLNGHPDRLFYTIRMDVNTFRSLCRRLVEMEVIEHDRVISVEEAVVMFLWIVTHNQRVRTVAERYQHSVETVCRQFGRVLDALCYLGNEVIRPLHFNTVQAEIQNNSKYFPWFKDCVGAIDGTHVSAVAPALKQLAYRGRKVDVTQNVMAACSFNMMFTYVYAGWEGTANDSRVLLDAIRKDDNFPMPPPGKYYVVDSGYPNMPGFLAPYRGERYHLRRFRGRGNHPRGAMELFNYRHSSLRNVIERCFGLLKARFPILKSMPPYLLGKQRRIPIACCTIHNWIKMHSINDRMFEQYSVDATPVEDIEGTESQSNTTIENQQEGDEAGISEAPQINFSQAYMAQMENVRDDIARQMWFSYNNNV; encoded by the exons ATGGATGATTCGGATGAGGAGTTTGAAATATTATTTGGTGATACTTCGTCTTCATCAAGCGAGGAATTAATTGGTCAAGTTCTCATGGCTAATCGAATACATGAGATGCAAAAATCTCAACAGATTAGACGACCACTATGCACTTCAAATATGTCTGGACGTCAATATTTACTTGAGCTGCTAAATGGACATCCTGATAGATTGTTTTACACAATTAGAATGGACGTTAATACTTTTAGATCTTTATGTCGTCGATTAGTTGAAATGGAAGTCATAGAACATGACAGGGTAATTAGTGTTGAAGAAGCTGTTGTCATGTTTCTATGGATAGTAACACACAACCAACGAGTTAGGACTGTGGCCGAAAGATATCAACATTCGGTAGAAACTGTTTGTCGTCAGTTTGGCAGAGTGCTAGATGCATTGTGTTATTTAGGAAATGAAGTAATAAGGCCTCTTCACTTTAATACTGTGCAAgcagaaattcaaaataattcaAAGTATTTCCCATGGTTTAag GATTGTGTTGGAGCAATTGATGGTACTCATGTAAGTGCAGTTGCACCAGCTCTAAAACAACTTGCATATAGAGGAAGAAAAGTAGATGTAACACAAAATGTAATGGCTGCATGCTCCTTTAATATGATGTTTACTTATGTCTACGCTGGATGGGAAGGAACAGCCAATGACTCTCGAGTGCTTCTTGATGCAATTAGAAAAGACGATAACTTTCCCATGCCACCACCAG GTAAATACTATGTTGTTGATTCTGGCTATCCAAATATGCCTGGGTTTCTAGCACCATATCGTGGTGAACGTTATCACTTGCGTCGCTTTAGAGGAAGAGGGAACCATCCTAGAGGTGCGATGGAGTTATTCAATTATAGGCACTCATCATTGCGCAATGTGATTGAACGTTGTTTTGGACTTCTTAAAGCCAGGTTTCCCATTTTGAAGTCAATGCCTCCATACTTGCTTGGAAAGCAACGTCGAATACCAATAGCATGTTGCACTATCCACAACTGGATCAAAATGCATTCTATTAATGATAGAATGTTTGAACAATATTCAGTTGATGCTACACCTGTTGAAGATATTGAAGGAACTGAAAGCCAATCTAATACAACAATAGAAAACCAACAAGAAGGAGATGAAGCAGGAATTTCTGAGGCACCACAGATTAATTTCAGTCAAGCTTATATGGCTCAGATGGAAAATGTTAGAGATGACATTGCTCGACAAATGTGGTTTAGTTATAACAATAAtgtttag